A portion of the Lysinibacillus timonensis genome contains these proteins:
- the argB gene encoding acetylglutamate kinase: MTMFKSMHPTARKRIVIKLGGSTLEGLNDTFFSNFKLMQEQGYELIITHGGGPAINAALETQNVSSHTLNGIRVTSEEAIGIVQSTLIGKVNPKLVYELNKAGIPSIGLNGFDQLLIQADYLDLATYGYVGEVKNVNIQLIDNLTSRGIVPVIACIGSGEDGCALNINGDTLASAVALAVNADSLILVTDVSGIRIQDEYQKVATSTQIEKWIEEGHIFGGMIPKVRGAIQGLNAGIPSIQIVNDSLIGTNIIAEEKLNECTF; this comes from the coding sequence ATGACTATGTTCAAATCAATGCATCCTACCGCTCGTAAGCGAATTGTTATCAAACTAGGTGGCAGTACATTAGAAGGGTTGAATGATACCTTCTTTTCAAATTTTAAATTAATGCAAGAACAAGGTTATGAATTAATTATTACCCATGGTGGAGGCCCAGCTATTAACGCTGCTTTAGAGACACAGAACGTAAGCTCACATACTTTAAATGGTATCCGTGTAACTAGCGAAGAGGCAATTGGAATCGTGCAATCCACTTTAATTGGCAAAGTGAACCCAAAACTAGTTTATGAGTTGAACAAAGCCGGAATCCCAAGCATAGGGTTAAACGGATTCGATCAATTATTGATACAGGCTGACTATTTAGATTTAGCTACCTATGGCTATGTAGGAGAAGTAAAAAATGTAAACATACAGTTAATTGACAATTTAACATCCAGAGGGATTGTACCTGTCATTGCTTGTATTGGATCTGGAGAAGATGGATGTGCATTAAATATTAACGGTGATACATTGGCGAGTGCCGTTGCGCTTGCTGTAAATGCAGATAGTTTAATTCTTGTTACAGATGTATCGGGAATTCGCATTCAAGATGAATACCAAAAAGTGGCTACATCTACTCAAATCGAAAAATGGATAGAGGAGGGGCATATTTTTGGAGGAATGATTCCTAAAGTAAGGGGTGCCATCCAAGGGTTAAACGCCGGGATTCCTTCTATACAAATAGTGAATGATAGTTTAATAGGTACGAACATTATCGCAGAGGAGAAATTAAATGAATGCACTTTTTAA
- the argJ gene encoding bifunctional ornithine acetyltransferase/N-acetylglutamate synthase, producing MSFVSYELKRLSGKNIVSPKGFKAAGIHCGIKHKKKDLALLVSEVPASVAGVFTTNAVQAAPLNVTKEVVYNTRKMQALIVNSGNANACTGKQGLADAYEMQQLAASKLGINPNLVGVSSTGVIGEVMKMDPVRKGVDQLEIGNSLENSIDFSQAIMTTDTVMKNTVYSTIIDGKEITVAGTAKGSGMIEPNMATMLGFITTDANIESEQLQQALSEITNLTFNAITVDGDTSTNDTVIVMANGLAGNEALTPIHPEWANFFEALKAVCEDLAKSIARDGEGATKLIEVEVDGAVSDEEARKIAKTVVGSPLVKTAVFGCDANWGRIIAAVGYSGATVDPEKITIKIGPALMVENGEPVPFSEDELIQILKANEVKIYVSLQQGSGNGLAWGCDLTYDYVQINASYRS from the coding sequence ATGTCATTTGTAAGTTATGAGTTAAAGAGACTATCAGGAAAAAATATTGTATCTCCAAAGGGGTTTAAAGCCGCTGGTATACATTGTGGTATTAAACATAAAAAGAAAGATTTAGCATTATTAGTGAGTGAGGTTCCCGCAAGTGTTGCTGGAGTCTTTACGACAAATGCGGTGCAAGCTGCTCCTCTTAATGTGACAAAAGAGGTAGTCTATAACACTCGTAAAATGCAAGCATTAATTGTGAACTCAGGGAATGCGAATGCATGCACAGGAAAACAAGGGCTAGCAGATGCTTATGAAATGCAACAATTAGCCGCAAGTAAGTTAGGCATAAACCCTAATTTAGTTGGAGTCTCTTCTACTGGAGTAATCGGAGAAGTGATGAAAATGGATCCCGTACGAAAAGGTGTTGACCAACTAGAGATTGGCAACAGTTTAGAAAACTCAATTGATTTTTCCCAAGCAATTATGACTACGGATACAGTAATGAAAAATACAGTATATAGCACTATAATCGACGGAAAAGAAATTACGGTTGCAGGAACAGCTAAAGGTTCTGGAATGATTGAACCGAATATGGCGACAATGCTAGGATTCATTACTACAGATGCGAATATTGAATCAGAGCAATTACAACAAGCTCTATCCGAAATTACGAATCTTACTTTCAATGCAATTACAGTGGACGGTGACACTTCTACAAACGATACAGTAATAGTTATGGCAAACGGTTTAGCCGGAAATGAAGCGTTAACTCCGATACATCCTGAGTGGGCTAACTTTTTTGAGGCATTAAAAGCAGTTTGTGAAGATTTAGCAAAATCAATTGCTAGAGATGGAGAAGGTGCTACGAAACTAATTGAAGTAGAGGTTGACGGCGCTGTATCAGATGAAGAAGCTCGTAAAATTGCAAAAACTGTTGTTGGCTCTCCATTAGTGAAAACTGCAGTATTTGGATGCGATGCAAACTGGGGCAGAATTATTGCCGCTGTAGGATATAGTGGTGCAACAGTAGACCCAGAGAAAATTACGATTAAGATAGGTCCAGCTTTGATGGTTGAAAATGGAGAACCTGTTCCATTTTCTGAGGATGAGTTAATTCAAATCTTAAAGGCTAATGAAGTGAAAATTTACGTTTCCTTACAGCAAGGCTCTGGAAACGGGTTGGCATGGGGGTGTGATTTAACATATGACTATGTTCAAATCAATGCATCCTACCGCTCGTAA
- the argC gene encoding N-acetyl-gamma-glutamyl-phosphate reductase — protein MKVGIIGATGYGGLELIRFLHNHPEVEKLDLFTSSDEGTIFSSRFGHLLTIYDEPLKSISAEKLSSYDVVFTSTPSGVTSELLPPLVAVGPKLIDLSGDYRLKDPNLFKKWYKKNPAPKELLTESVYGLSEWNEVNIKNASIIANPGCYPTATLLSILPLIKERLIDPNYLIIDAKSGVSGAGNKPSQTTHFSEMNENLAIYKINSHQHIPEIEQAIEMFTEVKTTISFNTHLVPMTRGILTTTYAPVVSGVSNSQLVECLIETYKNNPFVRVITDATSIGTNRVKGSNYCDILVKFDDRTNRVTIIAVIDNLVKGAAGQAIQNMNIAFDFPQTSGLNTIPLFI, from the coding sequence TTGAAGGTAGGAATTATTGGAGCAACTGGATATGGTGGTTTAGAATTAATACGCTTTTTACACAATCATCCAGAAGTAGAGAAATTAGATTTATTTACTTCATCCGACGAGGGGACTATTTTTTCTTCAAGATTCGGTCATTTATTAACAATTTATGATGAGCCATTAAAAAGTATCAGTGCTGAAAAGCTTTCCTCCTACGACGTAGTTTTTACGAGCACTCCATCTGGCGTAACAAGTGAGCTGCTACCTCCATTAGTTGCAGTTGGACCAAAATTAATCGACTTGTCTGGTGATTACCGACTTAAAGATCCTAATCTATTTAAAAAATGGTATAAAAAAAATCCAGCACCTAAAGAACTGTTGACAGAAAGCGTATATGGTCTTTCGGAGTGGAATGAGGTAAATATTAAAAATGCAAGTATAATAGCAAATCCTGGGTGTTATCCTACAGCGACATTACTTTCAATCTTACCTTTAATAAAAGAGAGGTTAATTGACCCAAATTATTTAATTATAGATGCCAAAAGTGGGGTATCTGGAGCAGGTAACAAACCGTCGCAAACAACCCACTTTAGTGAAATGAATGAAAATCTTGCAATATATAAAATTAATTCTCACCAGCATATTCCTGAAATCGAACAAGCAATTGAAATGTTTACGGAAGTAAAAACAACGATTTCTTTTAATACACATCTTGTTCCAATGACTAGAGGCATATTAACGACAACTTATGCTCCTGTTGTTTCCGGGGTCTCAAATAGCCAGCTAGTTGAATGTTTGATAGAAACATATAAAAATAATCCGTTTGTTCGAGTGATTACAGACGCAACTTCAATTGGAACAAACAGAGTAAAGGGTTCCAATTATTGTGATATTTTAGTGAAGTTTGATGATAGAACGAACCGCGTAACAATTATTGCTGTAATTGACAATTTAGTAAAAGGTGCGGCTGGGCAAGCAATCCAAAACATGAATATTGCATTTGATTTTCCACAAACAAGTGGACTTAATACTATACCGTTATTTATTTAA
- the acsA gene encoding acetate--CoA ligase, with protein sequence MGMKITDRLIANTAGNHHLTDYDDVAKNFDWQEAEKSFSWYTTGKINAAYEAIDRHSEGFRKNKVALYFDDGIRKEAYSFNDMKKMTNKAANVFKQYSSINKGDRLFIFMPRSPELYFALLGAIKIGAIVGPLFEAFMEGAVYDRLADSEAKVLVTTQALMNRVPIDRLPKLEKIFIIGDEVLEDDKIVDFKRTLKNASSHFDIEWMSREDGMLLHYTSGSTGAPKGVLHVHNAMIQQYQTAKWVLDLQEEDTYWCTADPGWVTGTSYGIFGPWLNGATNVIIGGRFSPQSWYSAIEQYQITVWYSAPTAFRMLMGAGNHVLENYDLSSLRHVLSVGEPLNPEVIRWGMEKLGHRIHDTWWMTETGAHMICNYPTLDIKPGSMGKPIPGINATIVDDEGNEVPPYTMGNLAIRRGWPSMMRTIWGNPERYESYFLKGEWYVSGDSAYKDEDGYFWFQGRVDDVIMTAGERIGPFEVESKLLEHPDVIEAGVIGKPDPVRGEIVKAFIALREGIEPSDLLAEEIRNFVKSQMAAHAAPREIEFKDKLPKTRSGKIMRRVLKAWELNLPTGDLSTMEE encoded by the coding sequence ATGGGGATGAAAATTACAGACCGCTTAATAGCAAATACTGCAGGAAATCATCATTTAACTGATTATGATGATGTTGCTAAGAATTTTGATTGGCAAGAAGCGGAAAAGTCATTTAGTTGGTATACGACGGGGAAAATCAATGCAGCATATGAAGCAATCGATCGCCACTCAGAAGGGTTTCGTAAAAATAAAGTAGCACTTTATTTTGATGATGGTATTCGTAAAGAAGCATATTCATTCAATGACATGAAGAAGATGACGAATAAAGCTGCGAATGTATTTAAACAATACTCTTCCATTAATAAAGGTGATCGTTTATTTATTTTTATGCCACGATCTCCCGAGTTGTACTTTGCGCTATTAGGAGCAATTAAGATCGGAGCTATTGTTGGTCCATTATTTGAAGCCTTTATGGAAGGGGCAGTTTATGATCGTTTAGCAGATAGTGAAGCAAAGGTTCTTGTTACCACACAGGCTTTAATGAACCGGGTACCGATTGATCGATTACCAAAGCTAGAGAAAATTTTTATTATTGGTGATGAAGTATTAGAAGATGATAAAATAGTTGACTTTAAGAGGACGTTGAAAAATGCCTCATCTCATTTTGACATTGAGTGGATGAGTAGAGAAGATGGAATGTTGTTACATTATACATCTGGTTCAACTGGGGCACCAAAGGGGGTTCTTCATGTTCATAATGCAATGATACAACAATATCAAACAGCAAAGTGGGTTCTAGATTTACAAGAAGAGGATACTTATTGGTGTACGGCTGATCCAGGTTGGGTAACTGGGACTTCATATGGCATATTTGGGCCATGGTTAAATGGTGCAACGAACGTTATTATTGGAGGACGTTTTTCGCCGCAATCTTGGTACAGTGCAATTGAACAATATCAAATAACAGTTTGGTATAGTGCACCAACTGCATTCCGCATGTTAATGGGTGCTGGAAATCATGTATTAGAGAATTATGATCTATCATCACTACGGCATGTGTTATCTGTTGGAGAACCACTTAATCCTGAAGTGATCCGTTGGGGAATGGAGAAATTAGGACATAGAATTCATGATACTTGGTGGATGACAGAAACTGGCGCTCACATGATTTGTAATTATCCAACATTGGATATTAAACCAGGCTCTATGGGGAAACCAATTCCGGGTATCAATGCGACAATTGTAGACGATGAGGGAAATGAAGTTCCACCCTATACAATGGGCAATTTAGCGATACGTAGAGGTTGGCCGTCTATGATGAGAACAATTTGGGGGAATCCAGAACGATATGAATCGTACTTTTTAAAAGGTGAATGGTATGTTTCAGGTGATTCTGCATATAAAGATGAGGATGGATATTTCTGGTTCCAAGGCCGAGTGGATGATGTTATTATGACAGCTGGTGAACGAATAGGTCCTTTTGAGGTGGAAAGCAAACTTCTAGAACATCCCGATGTCATAGAAGCGGGTGTAATCGGAAAACCAGATCCAGTACGAGGAGAAATTGTTAAAGCATTTATTGCATTGCGTGAGGGTATAGAGCCTTCTGATTTATTAGCTGAAGAGATCAGAAATTTTGTAAAATCCCAAATGGCAGCGCATGCGGCTCCACGTGAAATTGAGTTTAAAGATAAATTACCAAAAACAAGAAGTGGCAAAATTATGCGCCGTGTGTTAAAAGCATGGGAGCTAAATCTTCCTACGGGTGATTTATCGACAATGGAAGAGTAG
- a CDS encoding GNAT family N-acetyltransferase, with protein MMHKKNFYSLRMETRLGLVVIEGPVSSEQLIQYSFHEDLTSFRTPEKQKQALVEIADLEEGRIIVIRKENMVLGYVTYLYPDPLERWSEDKIENMIELGAIEVIPSYRGCGIGKKLLKVSFMDEEMENYLVITTEYYWHWDLKGSGLTVWEYRKMMQRLMKVVDFEPFATDDPEIISHPANCLMARIGKNVSEETIQRFDRLRFKNRFMY; from the coding sequence ATGATGCATAAAAAAAATTTTTATAGTTTGAGAATGGAAACTCGTCTCGGTTTAGTTGTTATAGAGGGTCCAGTATCTTCAGAACAACTTATCCAATATTCATTTCATGAAGATTTGACTTCGTTTAGAACTCCTGAAAAACAGAAACAAGCGTTAGTTGAAATTGCTGATTTAGAGGAAGGACGAATTATTGTCATTCGAAAAGAAAACATGGTATTAGGCTATGTCACTTATCTATATCCGGATCCGCTTGAAAGATGGTCAGAAGATAAAATTGAAAATATGATTGAATTAGGTGCTATAGAGGTTATTCCTTCCTACAGAGGATGTGGAATAGGAAAAAAGCTACTAAAAGTATCATTTATGGACGAGGAAATGGAAAATTACTTGGTTATAACTACCGAATATTATTGGCATTGGGATCTAAAAGGATCTGGACTAACTGTTTGGGAATATCGCAAAATGATGCAGAGGTTAATGAAGGTAGTAGATTTTGAACCTTTTGCTACTGACGATCCCGAAATTATTTCACACCCTGCTAATTGTTTAATGGCACGTATTGGTAAAAATGTTAGCGAAGAGACTATCCAACGTTTTGACAGATTACGTTTTAAAAATCGTTTTATGTATTAG
- a CDS encoding acetoin utilization AcuB family protein: MIVEEIMNKNVVTLPSNATVREAISLMREQKIRHIPIVDHHHKLVGLVTSNTIKNALPTNLKTNPTTSVYDIKIENIMVKDVLVGHPLDFVEEIALTFYEMKISCLPIVSKGQLVGIVTSSNLLYTYIELTGTNKPSSKIDIRVADRPGILSDIMIIFKKHNVNILSVLVFPDSKQPQSKIVTIRAQIMNPIAIIDDLKKEQFEVLWPNLPGVTL, translated from the coding sequence ATGATTGTTGAAGAAATAATGAACAAAAATGTGGTCACATTACCTTCGAATGCGACTGTTCGAGAAGCAATTAGTCTTATGCGAGAACAAAAGATTAGACATATACCGATTGTAGATCATCATCATAAATTAGTTGGACTAGTTACCTCAAATACGATAAAAAATGCACTTCCAACAAATTTAAAAACAAATCCGACCACATCAGTCTATGATATTAAGATAGAAAATATCATGGTTAAAGATGTGTTAGTTGGTCATCCACTTGATTTCGTTGAAGAAATTGCACTTACTTTCTATGAAATGAAAATTAGTTGCTTACCGATCGTGTCCAAGGGCCAACTTGTCGGAATCGTCACATCGTCAAATTTGCTTTATACCTATATAGAGTTAACAGGTACCAATAAGCCTTCGTCCAAAATTGATATTCGTGTTGCAGATCGACCAGGTATCTTATCTGACATTATGATTATATTTAAAAAACATAATGTCAATATTTTAAGTGTGTTAGTTTTTCCTGATTCAAAGCAACCACAGTCAAAAATTGTCACTATCCGAGCCCAAATTATGAACCCTATTGCCATCATCGATGATTTGAAGAAAGAGCAATTTGAAGTTCTATGGCCAAACTTACCAGGGGTAACATTATGA
- a CDS encoding acetoin utilization protein AcuC codes for MRNAVFVYSPEQLEYKFSDTHPFNHKRLTLTMDLLRKMNVLSDEEIVPARMATDDEIALAHDINYIEKIKLAGKGLLTTQQAESYGIGTEDTPIFSNMHEASAFLVGGTLQAVDYVMQGRSRHALNLGGGLHHGFHGRASGFCIYNDSSIAITYLQKKYNARVLYVDTDAHHGDGVQWTFYDNPNVCTLSIHETGRYLFPGTGNVTERGTGLGYGTTFNFPIDAFTEDESFLMIYEQAMREVFEFFKPDVLFTQNGADAHFLDPLTHLYGTMNIYREIPKLAHKLAHEYCDGRWIAVGGGGYDIWRVVPRAWSYIWTEMNDLLAPTGPLPKEWIDKWQIDAPVPLFPNWEDPNPLYEPIPRKAEIEEKNAQMLAKALHFIRGEKIKN; via the coding sequence ATGAGAAATGCTGTGTTTGTCTATTCACCTGAACAACTTGAATACAAATTTTCTGACACCCATCCCTTTAACCATAAACGCTTAACGTTAACAATGGATCTGTTGCGGAAAATGAATGTTTTAAGCGATGAAGAAATTGTGCCCGCTCGAATGGCTACTGATGATGAAATTGCTTTAGCACACGACATAAATTATATTGAAAAAATAAAACTAGCTGGAAAAGGGTTGCTTACAACTCAACAAGCAGAAAGCTATGGAATTGGAACCGAAGATACGCCAATATTTAGTAATATGCATGAAGCTAGTGCCTTTCTAGTTGGAGGGACTTTACAAGCAGTTGACTATGTAATGCAAGGAAGAAGTAGACACGCTCTCAATTTGGGTGGTGGATTACACCATGGGTTTCATGGAAGAGCTTCAGGATTTTGCATATATAATGATAGTAGTATTGCGATTACCTATCTGCAAAAAAAATATAATGCAAGAGTTTTATATGTCGATACTGACGCACATCATGGTGACGGTGTGCAATGGACGTTTTATGATAACCCTAATGTATGTACACTATCTATACATGAAACGGGACGTTATTTGTTTCCTGGTACAGGCAATGTTACAGAAAGAGGAACTGGACTCGGATATGGGACTACGTTTAATTTTCCGATTGATGCTTTTACAGAAGATGAGAGTTTTTTAATGATTTATGAACAAGCAATGCGGGAGGTATTCGAATTCTTCAAGCCGGATGTTCTGTTTACTCAAAATGGAGCAGATGCACATTTCCTAGACCCATTAACACATTTGTATGGAACCATGAATATTTACAGAGAAATACCGAAACTCGCACATAAACTTGCACATGAATATTGTGATGGGCGCTGGATTGCAGTAGGTGGAGGAGGATATGATATATGGCGAGTAGTTCCTCGTGCTTGGTCATATATATGGACAGAAATGAATGATTTATTAGCACCCACTGGTCCACTGCCAAAAGAATGGATTGATAAGTGGCAGATTGACGCACCAGTGCCTCTCTTTCCTAATTGGGAAGACCCCAATCCATTATACGAGCCAATTCCTAGAAAAGCTGAAATTGAAGAAAAGAACGCACAAATGCTAGCGAAAGCACTTCATTTTATACGAGGTGAAAAAATCAAAAATTAG
- the ccpA gene encoding catabolite control protein A has product MTVTIYDVAREANVSMATVSRVVNGNQNVKPSTRKKVLEVIERLEYRPNAVARGLASKKTTTVGVIIPDISNNIYAEAARGIEDIATMYSYNIILANSDQNEEKELTLLDTMLGKQVDGIVMMSDAVTERLQQSMEHSPVPIVLAGSVDESNKFPSVNIDYFQASYEAIQLLINNGHKRIAFLSGPLSYTINSKYKLEAYKKALQDANIEIDEGLIISDDASYDSGIEAWETFNQLENPPTAFFAGSDELAIGIIHGAQDQGKSVPEDIEVISFENSKLARMVRPRLTSVVFPLYDIGAVSMRLLTKIMNKETIDDKSVIIPHRIETRQSVKSVKK; this is encoded by the coding sequence TTGACTGTAACAATTTACGATGTAGCACGTGAAGCAAATGTTTCGATGGCAACAGTATCACGTGTAGTTAATGGAAATCAAAATGTTAAACCATCTACAAGAAAAAAAGTATTGGAAGTTATCGAACGATTAGAATATAGGCCAAACGCAGTTGCAAGAGGTTTAGCAAGTAAAAAAACGACAACTGTAGGAGTTATTATTCCAGATATATCGAATAATATATATGCTGAAGCTGCTCGTGGAATCGAAGATATCGCAACAATGTATAGCTATAATATTATCCTAGCTAACTCTGACCAAAATGAGGAAAAAGAGTTAACATTACTAGATACAATGTTAGGTAAACAAGTAGATGGTATTGTTATGATGAGTGATGCTGTCACAGAAAGATTACAACAGTCAATGGAACATTCTCCAGTACCTATTGTTCTTGCAGGATCTGTTGACGAATCAAATAAATTCCCTTCAGTCAATATTGATTACTTCCAAGCTTCATATGAAGCTATCCAACTTCTTATTAATAATGGACATAAAAGAATTGCCTTTTTGTCTGGACCGCTTTCATACACAATAAACTCAAAATATAAATTGGAAGCTTATAAAAAAGCATTGCAAGATGCAAATATTGAAATTGATGAGGGTTTGATTATTTCGGATGATGCCTCATATGATAGTGGAATTGAAGCGTGGGAAACCTTTAATCAATTAGAAAATCCTCCAACAGCATTTTTTGCAGGCAGCGATGAATTAGCAATCGGAATCATCCATGGAGCGCAAGATCAGGGGAAAAGTGTACCTGAGGATATTGAAGTGATTAGCTTTGAAAATTCTAAGCTTGCAAGGATGGTGCGACCTCGACTAACAAGCGTAGTGTTTCCTCTTTATGACATTGGTGCGGTGTCAATGCGATTACTAACAAAAATTATGAATAAAGAAACGATAGATGATAAGTCTGTTATTATTCCACATCGTATTGAAACACGTCAATCTGTGAAATCAGTGAAGAAGTAA
- a CDS encoding bifunctional 3-deoxy-7-phosphoheptulonate synthase/chorismate mutase, translating into MGEHNLETLRIQIDNLNLEILRLINERAEIVNEIGKIKEKQGVNRYDPLRERHMLNLLKEHNKGPLNQMTVDYIFKQIFKTALKQLEADKKKELLVSRKKKSEDTVIEINGETIGAGLPSFIFGPCSVESYEQTAKVAESIKAKGLKFIRGGAYKPRTSPYDFQGLGLEGLKVLKRVSEEYGLAVVTEIVTPAHIEEALDYVDVIQIGARNMQNFELLKAVGSTNKPVLLKRGLAATIDEFIHAAEYIMSKGNENIMLCERGIRTYEKATRNTLDISAVPILKQETHLPVFVDVTHSTGRLDLLLPCAKAAIAIGADGVMAEVHPDPSVALSDSQQQMDIPQFDAFYDEIQKFMKQYELKA; encoded by the coding sequence ATGGGTGAGCATAATTTAGAGACACTTCGAATTCAGATTGACAATTTAAATTTAGAAATTTTAAGGCTAATTAATGAACGAGCTGAGATAGTAAATGAAATTGGAAAAATTAAAGAAAAACAAGGGGTAAATCGATACGACCCTCTACGTGAGCGTCATATGTTAAACCTATTAAAAGAACACAATAAAGGTCCGTTAAATCAAATGACGGTTGATTATATATTTAAACAAATCTTTAAAACTGCTTTAAAACAACTAGAAGCAGATAAAAAGAAAGAATTACTTGTATCTCGTAAGAAAAAGTCAGAAGATACTGTCATTGAAATCAATGGAGAAACGATTGGTGCTGGTTTACCATCATTCATTTTCGGACCATGTTCAGTAGAATCATATGAACAAACAGCAAAAGTTGCGGAATCAATTAAGGCTAAAGGACTGAAATTCATCCGAGGTGGAGCTTACAAACCACGTACTTCTCCTTACGACTTCCAAGGTTTGGGGTTAGAAGGGTTGAAAGTTCTTAAACGCGTGTCAGAAGAATATGGTTTAGCTGTTGTAACAGAAATTGTAACGCCAGCTCATATTGAAGAGGCTTTAGATTATGTTGATGTTATTCAAATCGGTGCACGTAATATGCAAAACTTTGAGTTATTAAAAGCAGTTGGATCTACAAATAAGCCAGTTTTATTAAAGCGTGGGTTAGCTGCAACGATTGATGAATTTATACATGCTGCAGAATATATTATGTCTAAAGGAAATGAAAACATTATGCTTTGCGAACGTGGTATCCGTACTTACGAAAAAGCAACTCGTAATACATTAGACATATCTGCAGTACCAATTTTAAAACAAGAAACACATTTACCTGTATTTGTTGACGTAACACATTCAACTGGTCGTCTCGATTTACTATTACCATGTGCTAAAGCAGCAATTGCTATTGGAGCAGATGGTGTAATGGCTGAAGTTCATCCTGATCCATCAGTAGCGTTATCAGATTCGCAACAACAAATGGACATTCCACAATTTGATGCCTTCTACGATGAAATTCAAAAATTCATGAAACAATACGAGTTGAAAGCATAA